A part of Oncorhynchus clarkii lewisi isolate Uvic-CL-2024 chromosome 17, UVic_Ocla_1.0, whole genome shotgun sequence genomic DNA contains:
- the LOC139369963 gene encoding interleukin-10-like: MSPCSLLLSVLLAAALQCEHAQCRRVLCSDRCCSFVEGFPVRLKELRTAFSTIRDYYEANDELETPLLDKGILDHIKSPVGCHTMDSILKFYLHTVLPSAMNNNNGTHNFKSPIDSIGNIFHELKKKIVQCRNYFSCKKPFDINNLISSYKKMQDKGFYKAMGELDLLFNYIEEYLVSQRRKH; encoded by the exons AtgtctccctgctctctcctcctatccGTGCTGTTGGCTGCAGCGCTGCAGTGTGAGCATGCCCAGTGCAGACGTGTACTGTGCTCCGACCGCTGCTGCTCCTTCGTAGAGGGCTTCCCCGTCAGACTGAAGGAGCTCCGCACCGCCTTCTCCACCATCAGAGACTACTAC GAGGCTAATGATGAGCTGGAGACACCTCTTCTCGACAAGGGGATTCTAGACCACATCAAG AGTCCGGTGGGGTGTCATACTATGGACAGCATCCTGAAGTTCTATCTCCACACGGTGCTGCCCAGCGCCATGAACAACAACAATGGAACACACAACTTTAAATCTCCCATCGACTCCATCGGAAACATCTTCCACGAGCTGAAGAAGAAGATCGTCCAATGT aggaactactTCTCCTGTAAGAAACCGTTTGACATCAACAACTTAATCTCCTCATATAAAAAG ATGCaggataagggcttttataaGGCAATGGGAGAGCTGGACCTGCTCTTCAACTACATCGAGGAGTACCTGGTCTCTCAGAGACGCAAacactga